In the genome of Burkholderia diffusa, one region contains:
- the betC gene encoding choline-sulfatase, giving the protein MTNPTPNILILMADQLTPFALPAYGNRVARTPTLDRLASQGVVFDAAYCASPLCAPSRFSLLTGKLPSGIGAYDNAAELPAQTLTFAHYLRAGGYRTMLSGKMHFCGPDQLHGFEERLTTDIYPADFGWVPDWDRPTERPSWYHNMSSVLEAGPCVRTNQLDFDDEVTFAAKQKLYDVARERAAGHDERPFCMVVSLTHPHDPYAITREYWDLYNDDEIDMPAVRLDAADSDPHSQRLRFVCENDRTPPSDTQIRAARRAYYGATSYVDAQFGSVLAALEQCGFADDTIVIVTSDHGDMLGERGLWYKMTFFEGGCRVPLIVHAPGRFDAARVRGPVSHVDLLPTLVELAGAAPAGAWPDPVDGASLVPHLRGAPAHDVALGEYLAEGAVAPVVMIRRGDWKYVHCPADPDQLYNLADDPRERTNLAGLPEAADMLAAFRAEAARRWNLPELDAQVRASQRRRRFHYAATTQGRIQAWDWQPFTDASQRYMRNHIELDTLEAMARFPRVGR; this is encoded by the coding sequence ATGACGAACCCGACTCCCAACATCCTGATCCTGATGGCCGACCAGCTGACGCCGTTCGCGTTGCCAGCCTACGGCAATCGCGTCGCACGCACGCCGACGCTCGACCGGCTCGCGTCGCAAGGCGTGGTATTCGATGCCGCGTATTGCGCGAGCCCACTGTGCGCGCCGTCGCGTTTCTCGCTGCTGACCGGCAAGCTGCCGTCGGGTATCGGCGCCTACGATAACGCCGCCGAACTGCCGGCGCAAACGCTGACCTTCGCCCACTACCTGCGCGCGGGCGGCTACCGCACGATGCTGTCCGGCAAGATGCATTTCTGCGGGCCGGACCAACTGCACGGCTTCGAGGAGCGGCTGACGACCGACATCTATCCCGCCGACTTCGGCTGGGTGCCCGACTGGGATCGCCCGACCGAGCGGCCGAGCTGGTATCACAACATGAGCTCGGTGCTCGAGGCCGGCCCGTGCGTGCGCACGAACCAGCTCGACTTCGACGACGAGGTCACGTTCGCGGCGAAGCAGAAGCTGTACGACGTCGCGCGCGAGCGTGCCGCCGGGCATGACGAGCGACCGTTCTGCATGGTCGTCTCGCTGACGCATCCGCACGATCCGTACGCGATCACGCGCGAATACTGGGATCTGTACAACGACGACGAAATCGACATGCCGGCCGTGCGGCTCGATGCGGCCGACAGCGATCCGCATTCGCAGCGGCTGCGCTTCGTCTGCGAAAACGACCGCACGCCGCCCAGCGACACGCAGATCCGCGCCGCGCGCCGCGCGTACTATGGCGCGACGTCCTACGTCGACGCGCAATTCGGCAGCGTGCTGGCCGCGCTCGAGCAATGCGGGTTCGCCGACGACACGATCGTGATCGTCACGTCCGACCACGGCGACATGCTCGGCGAGCGCGGCCTCTGGTACAAGATGACGTTCTTCGAGGGCGGCTGCCGCGTGCCGTTGATCGTTCATGCGCCGGGCCGCTTCGATGCCGCGCGGGTACGCGGGCCCGTGTCGCACGTCGACCTGCTGCCGACGCTCGTCGAGCTGGCCGGCGCGGCGCCCGCCGGCGCTTGGCCGGACCCGGTCGACGGCGCGAGCCTCGTGCCGCATCTGCGTGGCGCACCGGCGCACGACGTCGCGCTGGGCGAGTATCTCGCTGAAGGGGCGGTCGCGCCGGTCGTGATGATCCGCCGCGGCGACTGGAAGTACGTGCATTGCCCGGCCGACCCCGACCAGCTCTACAACCTCGCCGACGATCCGCGCGAGCGTACGAACCTGGCCGGCCTGCCCGAAGCCGCCGACATGCTCGCCGCCTTCCGCGCGGAGGCCGCGCGGCGCTGGAACCTGCCGGAACTCGACGCCCAGGTGCGCGCGAGCCAGCGGCGGCGCCGGTTCCATTACGCGGCGACGACGCAGGGGCGCATCCAGGCATGGGACTGGCAGCCGTTTACCGATGCGAGCCAGCGCTACATGCGCAATCACATCGAACTCGACACGCTCGAAGCGATGGCGCGCTTTCCGCGCGTCGGGCGCTGA
- the choX gene encoding choline ABC transporter substrate-binding protein: MKRQCNAAIRRLGAALAATACVVAMQSAHAADPQTCRDVKMAAPGWTDIDATNAMAGVVLKALGYRQDVANLSVPITYQGLKKGQVDVFLGNWMPAQAPLVKPFVDEKSIDVLHANLSGAKFTLAVPDYVAAAGVHTFADLARYADRFGGKIYGIEPGAPANQNIKRMLSDHALGSANWSLVESSETGMLTQVERAVRDKRWIVFLAWEPHLMNTKFHLTYLSGGDAYFGPNYGGATVNTVTRPGFAGQCANLARLFRQMTFSVDVENRMIADMLDNKTSPALAAQHVLKADPALVEGWLDGVTTASGTPALPAVRAALDAR, from the coding sequence ATGAAACGACAATGCAATGCAGCAATCCGGAGGCTCGGCGCGGCGCTCGCCGCGACCGCGTGCGTGGTGGCGATGCAGTCGGCGCACGCCGCCGATCCGCAAACGTGTCGCGACGTGAAGATGGCGGCGCCCGGCTGGACCGACATCGACGCGACGAATGCGATGGCCGGCGTCGTGCTGAAGGCGCTCGGCTACCGGCAGGACGTCGCGAACCTGTCGGTGCCGATCACGTACCAGGGCTTGAAGAAAGGGCAGGTCGACGTGTTCCTCGGCAACTGGATGCCCGCGCAGGCGCCGCTCGTGAAGCCGTTCGTCGACGAGAAGTCGATCGACGTGCTGCACGCGAACCTCAGCGGCGCGAAGTTCACGCTGGCCGTGCCCGACTACGTCGCGGCGGCCGGCGTGCATACATTCGCCGATCTCGCGCGCTACGCGGACCGCTTCGGCGGCAAGATCTACGGGATCGAGCCCGGCGCGCCCGCGAACCAGAACATCAAGCGGATGCTGTCCGACCACGCGCTCGGGTCCGCGAACTGGTCTCTCGTCGAATCGAGCGAGACGGGGATGCTCACGCAGGTCGAGCGCGCGGTGCGGGACAAGCGCTGGATTGTCTTCCTCGCGTGGGAGCCGCACCTGATGAACACGAAATTCCACCTGACCTACCTGTCGGGCGGCGATGCGTATTTCGGCCCGAACTATGGCGGCGCGACGGTCAACACGGTGACGCGCCCCGGCTTTGCCGGCCAGTGCGCGAATCTGGCGCGGCTGTTCCGGCAGATGACGTTCTCCGTGGACGTCGAGAACCGGATGATCGCCGACATGCTCGACAACAAGACGTCGCCCGCGCTGGCGGCGCAGCACGTGCTGAAAGCCGATCCGGCGCTCGTCGAGGGCTGGCTGGACGGCGTCACGACCGCATCCGGCACGCCGGCCCTGCCGGCCGTACGCGCCGCGCTCGATGCCCGCTGA
- a CDS encoding glycine betaine ABC transporter substrate-binding protein produces MKLFGKLLWTGALSAMVALSASALADTKPTLKIGYVEGWDDSVATSNVAARVIEKKLGYQVQLVPVAAGIMWQGVARGDLDATLSAWLPVTHGSYWGEYKTKVVDLGANFPDAKIGLIVPDYVKAKSIDDLNAEKGSFGGRIVGIDAGAGVMRKTDEAIKSYGLNYTLMPSSGSAMTAELSRSVGANKPVIVTGWAPHWMFAKWKLRFLDDPKKVFGGAEHVDSVVNPQLETKAKPVVAFLKKFQWKPGEIDSVMLAIQNGSKPEAAADAWIAAHADRVNSWTEGAQ; encoded by the coding sequence ATGAAGTTGTTCGGAAAGCTGTTGTGGACCGGCGCACTGTCGGCGATGGTGGCACTGAGCGCGTCGGCGCTCGCAGATACGAAGCCGACGCTGAAGATCGGTTACGTCGAAGGGTGGGACGACAGCGTCGCAACGTCGAACGTCGCGGCTCGCGTGATCGAGAAGAAGCTCGGCTACCAGGTCCAGCTCGTGCCGGTGGCTGCCGGGATCATGTGGCAGGGCGTAGCGCGCGGCGACCTCGACGCGACGCTCTCCGCATGGCTGCCGGTCACGCACGGCTCCTACTGGGGCGAATACAAGACGAAGGTCGTCGATCTCGGCGCGAACTTTCCTGACGCGAAGATCGGACTGATCGTCCCCGACTACGTGAAGGCGAAGAGCATCGACGATCTGAATGCCGAGAAAGGCAGCTTCGGCGGCCGGATCGTCGGCATCGACGCTGGCGCGGGCGTGATGCGCAAGACCGACGAAGCGATCAAGAGCTACGGCCTGAACTACACGCTGATGCCGAGCTCGGGCAGCGCGATGACGGCCGAACTGTCGCGATCCGTCGGCGCGAACAAGCCCGTGATCGTGACCGGCTGGGCGCCGCACTGGATGTTCGCGAAGTGGAAGCTGCGCTTCCTGGACGATCCGAAGAAGGTGTTCGGCGGCGCCGAGCACGTCGACAGCGTCGTGAACCCGCAGCTCGAAACGAAGGCGAAGCCGGTCGTCGCGTTCCTGAAGAAATTCCAGTGGAAGCCGGGCGAGATCGACAGCGTGATGCTCGCGATCCAGAACGGCTCGAAGCCGGAAGCCGCCGCCGATGCATGGATCGCGGCGCATGCCGATCGCGTGAATTCGTGGACTGAAGGCGCGCAGTAA
- a CDS encoding MFS transporter, whose amino-acid sequence MTAPLPESRSPSPLPANLFRHAPFQRFWGTRVMSSLAFQILSVAIGWYVYALTHSAFALGLVGLAQFVPMFALTLVVGQVADRYDRRRIATICQGVEALAAGVFLLGAAKGWLVAPGVYALAAIVGTARAFESPSVSSLLPAVVPRGDLPRATALSTSANQAAQILGPAFGGLLYGVGAPAAFGTSVVAFAIAAVLSGTIPLRSAPPAREPVTLRSVFSGIAFIRREPAILGALSLDLFAVLFGGATALLPIYARDILQVGPWGLGALRAAPAVGALAGTLWLTRFPLKGRPGRAMFGGVIAFGIATIVFGLSRHFAVSLIALAALGASDVVSVVVRLSLVQLRTPDDMLGRVSAVNSLFIGTSNQLGEFESGVTAAWWGAPAAIVIGGAATIAVALTWMKLFPQLTNMKSLERDV is encoded by the coding sequence ATGACCGCCCCGTTACCCGAATCCCGTTCGCCGTCGCCGTTACCCGCCAACCTGTTTCGCCACGCGCCGTTCCAGCGCTTCTGGGGCACGCGCGTAATGTCGTCGCTCGCGTTCCAGATCCTCTCGGTCGCGATCGGCTGGTACGTCTATGCGCTCACGCACAGCGCGTTCGCGCTCGGTCTCGTCGGGCTCGCGCAGTTCGTGCCGATGTTCGCGCTGACGCTCGTGGTCGGGCAGGTGGCCGACCGCTACGATCGCCGGCGCATCGCGACGATCTGCCAGGGCGTCGAGGCGCTGGCCGCCGGCGTGTTCCTGCTCGGCGCCGCGAAAGGGTGGCTCGTCGCACCGGGCGTGTATGCGCTCGCGGCGATCGTCGGCACCGCGCGCGCGTTCGAATCGCCGTCGGTGTCGTCGCTGCTGCCGGCCGTCGTGCCGCGCGGCGACCTGCCGCGTGCGACCGCGCTGTCGACGTCCGCGAACCAGGCCGCGCAGATTCTCGGGCCGGCGTTTGGCGGCCTCCTGTATGGCGTCGGCGCGCCCGCCGCGTTCGGTACGAGCGTCGTCGCGTTCGCAATCGCGGCGGTGCTGAGCGGTACGATTCCGCTGCGCAGCGCGCCGCCCGCGCGCGAGCCGGTCACATTGCGTTCGGTGTTTTCCGGTATCGCGTTCATCCGGCGCGAACCGGCGATCCTCGGTGCGTTGTCGCTCGACCTGTTCGCGGTGCTGTTCGGCGGCGCGACCGCGCTGTTGCCGATCTACGCGCGCGACATCCTGCAGGTCGGGCCGTGGGGGCTCGGCGCATTGCGCGCGGCGCCCGCGGTCGGTGCACTCGCGGGCACGCTGTGGCTCACGCGTTTTCCGTTGAAGGGGCGGCCGGGCCGCGCGATGTTCGGCGGCGTGATCGCGTTCGGTATCGCAACGATCGTGTTCGGGCTGTCGCGGCATTTCGCGGTGTCGCTCATTGCGCTGGCGGCATTGGGGGCGTCGGACGTGGTGAGCGTCGTCGTGCGCCTGTCGCTCGTGCAGCTGCGTACCCCCGACGACATGCTCGGCCGCGTGAGCGCGGTCAACTCGCTGTTCATCGGTACGTCGAACCAGCTCGGCGAATTCGAATCGGGCGTAACGGCGGCGTGGTGGGGCGCGCCGGCTGCGATCGTGATCGGCGGCGCAGCGACGATCGCCGTCGCGCTGACGTGGATGAAGCTGTTTCCTCAGCTCACCAACATGAAGTCGCTCGAACGCGACGTGTGA
- a CDS encoding choline sulfate utilization transcriptional regulator yields the protein MRPLERLMSKSEPLPSMQALRAFESAARLQSFTAAARELGSTQPAVSQQVFQLEAELGVPLFERSPRGVTLTSDGQCLYEAVRVSLDTLRGATATLRARREHGALTIVTDFGFATYWLMPRLAGLKRVMPDVDVRVVTSQDYDAQRDHADIAILFGDGHWPSCTAARLFPESVTPVCSPAFRAAHPHVARPDHLHALPLLHVQPTRPERWLSWAGWFDAHGLDAPAAARGVTFNSYALVIHAALLGEGVALGWSPLVDELVASGQLVKLVDAPVVTSRGYFLVRPPQRPEPDATHVFRRWLLDACAPA from the coding sequence ATGAGGCCATTAGAGAGACTTATGTCGAAATCCGAACCGTTACCGTCGATGCAGGCGCTGCGCGCGTTCGAATCGGCCGCCCGTCTCCAGAGCTTCACGGCCGCCGCGCGCGAGCTCGGCTCGACGCAGCCGGCCGTGAGCCAGCAGGTGTTCCAGCTCGAGGCGGAGCTCGGCGTGCCGCTGTTCGAGCGCAGCCCGCGCGGCGTCACGCTGACGAGCGACGGCCAGTGCCTGTACGAAGCCGTGCGGGTAAGCCTCGACACGCTGCGCGGCGCCACCGCGACGCTGCGCGCGCGCCGCGAGCATGGCGCGCTCACGATCGTCACGGATTTCGGTTTCGCGACCTACTGGCTGATGCCGCGCCTCGCGGGCCTGAAACGCGTGATGCCGGACGTCGACGTGCGGGTCGTCACGTCACAGGATTACGACGCGCAGCGCGACCACGCCGACATCGCGATCCTGTTCGGCGACGGCCACTGGCCGTCGTGCACGGCCGCGCGGCTCTTTCCGGAATCAGTCACGCCCGTCTGCTCGCCCGCGTTCCGCGCCGCGCACCCGCACGTCGCCCGGCCCGACCATCTGCATGCGCTGCCGCTGCTGCACGTGCAGCCGACGCGCCCCGAGCGCTGGCTGTCGTGGGCCGGCTGGTTCGACGCGCATGGCCTCGACGCGCCCGCCGCCGCGCGTGGCGTGACCTTCAACAGCTATGCGCTCGTGATCCATGCTGCGCTGCTCGGCGAGGGCGTCGCGCTCGGCTGGTCGCCGCTCGTCGACGAGCTCGTTGCGTCCGGGCAGCTCGTGAAGCTCGTCGACGCACCCGTCGTCACGTCGCGCGGCTACTTCCTCGTGCGTCCGCCGCAGCGCCCCGAACCGGACGCGACCCACGTGTTCCGTCGCTGGCTGCTGGATGCGTGCGCACCTGCGTGA
- a CDS encoding formyltetrahydrofolate deformylase: MTADSRPDQFVLTLSCPSAAGQVAAVVGFLERHRCYVDALNVFDDDLSNHFFVRCVFHPTDESLQIDALRQEFGPIATALGGGGEGDTQWAIHDVNARPKVLIMVSKLEHCLADLLFRWRMGELKMDIVGIVSNHPDFEPLAVQHGLPFRHFPITADTKAQQEAQWLDFFESSGAELVILARYMQVLSQETSAKLANRAINIHHSFLPGFKGAKPYHQAHARGVKLIGATAHFVTDDLDEGPIIEQVVERVDHALRPEQLLAVGRDVECITLARAVKAFIERRVFLNGDRTVVFP, from the coding sequence ATGACCGCCGACTCACGCCCCGATCAATTCGTCCTGACGCTGTCGTGCCCGAGCGCGGCCGGCCAGGTCGCCGCCGTCGTCGGCTTTCTCGAGCGCCACCGCTGCTATGTCGATGCGCTGAACGTGTTCGACGACGATCTCAGCAACCACTTCTTCGTGCGCTGCGTGTTTCATCCGACGGATGAGTCGCTACAGATCGACGCGTTGCGCCAGGAGTTCGGGCCGATCGCGACCGCGCTCGGCGGCGGCGGTGAAGGCGACACGCAATGGGCGATCCACGACGTGAACGCGCGCCCGAAGGTGCTGATCATGGTGTCGAAGCTCGAGCACTGCCTCGCCGACCTGCTGTTCCGCTGGCGGATGGGCGAGCTGAAGATGGACATCGTCGGCATCGTGTCGAACCATCCGGACTTCGAACCGCTTGCCGTACAGCACGGGCTGCCGTTCCGCCATTTCCCGATCACGGCCGACACCAAGGCGCAGCAGGAAGCGCAGTGGCTCGACTTCTTCGAATCGAGCGGCGCCGAGCTCGTGATCCTCGCACGTTACATGCAGGTGCTGTCGCAGGAAACCAGCGCGAAGCTCGCGAACCGCGCCATCAACATCCATCACTCGTTCCTGCCCGGCTTCAAGGGCGCGAAACCGTATCACCAGGCGCACGCGCGCGGCGTGAAGCTGATCGGCGCGACCGCGCATTTCGTGACCGACGATCTCGACGAAGGTCCGATCATCGAGCAGGTGGTGGAGCGCGTCGATCATGCACTGCGTCCCGAGCAACTGCTCGCGGTCGGCCGCGACGTCGAATGCATCACGCTCGCACGCGCGGTGAAGGCGTTCATCGAGCGCCGCGTGTTCCTGAACGGCGACCGGACGGTGGTGTTTCCGTAA
- a CDS encoding APC family permease yields MSQAGLRANRTSGVEATISHDSTGHTLHRGLTWKDAFWVTSGVPAGVLFTIGGVCATIGQPAWAIWIAAITMGLIQSATYAEISGLFPHKSGGASVYGAIGWVRYSKLIAPVSVWCNWLAWSPMLALGCGLAASYALTSLFPANAAVLHWQLKVADLGFIKPGLSLRINATFIIATILLLITFKLQHSGASKAARTQRILGIASLTPLLIVGIVPFVTGDVPMSNLLPLLPLGHDAQGNLTTATFGSWNGQGVTMALGAMFMAGWASYGFETAVCYTREFRDPRRDTAKAIFWSGALCLVVMTLVPMAFQGALGTQAMLDPSIGDGTGVAAAMAKIVGGGAWVANAVVVMLMLSILLIVMTSMMGSSRTLYQASVDGWLPKYLSHVNEHGSPTRAMWTDLGFNLVLLMMSDYMTVLSISNVCYMLFVFLNLQSGWIHRMDRGNWDRPFRCPTWLLVAGSICGYANLVYVGAGANLQGEGTLRNGLIAMLLIVPVFLYRHYWQDRGRFPAQMQRDMELEVPKRAMWLNLMPYAALVGAALTIWLSYYFAWVK; encoded by the coding sequence ATGAGTCAAGCAGGACTGCGTGCGAATCGCACCAGTGGTGTTGAGGCAACCATCTCACATGATTCGACGGGCCACACGCTGCATCGTGGCCTGACTTGGAAAGATGCCTTCTGGGTAACGAGCGGCGTGCCGGCAGGCGTGCTGTTCACGATCGGTGGCGTATGCGCGACGATCGGCCAGCCCGCGTGGGCGATTTGGATCGCCGCGATCACGATGGGGCTGATTCAAAGCGCGACTTATGCGGAAATATCGGGGCTATTTCCCCATAAATCGGGCGGTGCGTCGGTGTATGGCGCGATCGGCTGGGTTCGATACAGCAAACTGATTGCCCCGGTTTCCGTGTGGTGCAACTGGCTCGCGTGGTCGCCGATGCTTGCGCTCGGCTGCGGCCTCGCGGCGAGCTATGCGCTCACGAGTCTCTTTCCCGCCAATGCGGCGGTGCTGCACTGGCAGCTCAAGGTTGCGGATCTCGGCTTCATCAAGCCGGGTCTTTCCCTGCGAATCAACGCGACGTTCATCATCGCGACGATTCTGCTTCTCATCACGTTCAAACTGCAGCACAGCGGCGCGTCGAAGGCCGCACGCACGCAGCGCATTCTCGGCATCGCGTCGCTCACGCCGCTGTTGATCGTCGGCATCGTGCCCTTCGTCACCGGCGACGTGCCGATGTCGAATCTGCTCCCGTTGCTGCCGCTCGGTCATGATGCTCAAGGCAATCTCACGACCGCGACCTTCGGTTCGTGGAACGGGCAGGGCGTCACGATGGCGCTCGGTGCGATGTTCATGGCGGGCTGGGCGTCGTACGGTTTCGAGACGGCTGTCTGCTATACGCGTGAATTCCGCGATCCGCGTCGCGACACCGCGAAGGCGATCTTCTGGTCGGGCGCGCTGTGTCTCGTCGTGATGACGCTCGTGCCGATGGCGTTCCAGGGCGCGCTCGGCACGCAGGCGATGCTCGATCCGTCGATCGGCGACGGCACCGGCGTCGCGGCCGCGATGGCGAAGATCGTCGGCGGCGGCGCGTGGGTCGCGAACGCGGTCGTCGTGATGCTGATGCTGTCGATCCTGCTGATCGTGATGACGTCGATGATGGGCTCGTCGCGCACGCTGTACCAAGCGTCAGTCGACGGATGGCTGCCGAAGTATCTGTCGCACGTGAACGAGCACGGCTCGCCCACCCGAGCGATGTGGACCGATCTCGGCTTCAACCTCGTGTTGCTGATGATGTCGGACTACATGACGGTGCTGTCGATCTCGAACGTCTGCTACATGCTGTTCGTGTTCCTGAATCTTCAGTCGGGCTGGATTCACCGGATGGATCGCGGCAACTGGGATCGCCCGTTCCGCTGTCCGACCTGGCTGCTCGTCGCCGGTTCGATCTGCGGCTACGCGAACCTCGTCTATGTCGGCGCGGGTGCGAACCTGCAGGGCGAAGGCACGTTGCGCAACGGGCTGATCGCAATGCTGCTGATCGTGCCGGTGTTTCTCTATCGCCACTACTGGCAGGATCGCGGCCGTTTCCCCGCGCAGATGCAGCGCGACATGGAGCTCGAGGTGCCAAAGCGCGCGATGTGGCTGAACCTGATGCCGTATGCGGCGCTGGTCGGCGCGGCGCTCACGATCTGGCTGTCGTATTACTTCGCGTGGGTGAAGTAA
- a CDS encoding porin, which produces MKQKKVAVAAALACAACIPAIGHAQSSVTLYGILDAGITYVNNTGGSHVVKFDDGVAYGNRFGLKGTEDLGGGLKAVFALESGFHLGNGQLGFGGAEFGRQAYVGLQNDWGTLSFGNQLDITNELVSIYNISAWGSGYAIHQGDFDRFNGDRLPNSVKFLSNDLSGFKFGAMYSFGNVAGNFHRNSAWSAGASYTKGDFSIGAAYTRLNNPNGIYAFDPYAMIGTHTFLGQQTVTVDPATGARTDLFANTAMDVDSQGTFGIGTSYTIGKLSLDANFSYTTIKGFGQSSHMQVYEGGGMYQFTPALSFIAGYQHTRFEGHHWNQGTAGLHYLLSKRTDVYISGDYLRASQGVDAVIGYSFTPSTTQTQADVRIGMRHSF; this is translated from the coding sequence ATGAAGCAAAAGAAAGTTGCCGTAGCCGCCGCGCTGGCATGCGCGGCCTGTATTCCCGCCATCGGCCATGCGCAGAGCAGCGTGACGCTGTACGGGATTCTCGACGCGGGCATTACGTACGTGAACAACACGGGCGGTTCGCATGTGGTCAAGTTCGATGACGGCGTCGCCTACGGGAACCGTTTCGGCCTGAAAGGCACGGAAGATCTGGGCGGCGGCCTGAAGGCCGTGTTCGCGCTCGAGAGCGGCTTCCACTTGGGCAACGGGCAGCTCGGGTTCGGCGGGGCGGAGTTCGGGCGGCAGGCTTATGTCGGTCTCCAGAACGACTGGGGCACGCTGTCGTTCGGCAACCAGCTGGACATCACCAACGAGCTCGTGTCGATCTACAACATCTCGGCATGGGGCAGCGGCTACGCGATCCACCAGGGCGACTTCGACCGCTTCAACGGCGACCGCCTGCCGAACTCGGTCAAGTTCCTGTCGAACGACCTGAGCGGCTTCAAGTTCGGCGCGATGTACTCGTTCGGCAACGTCGCCGGCAACTTCCATCGCAACAGCGCATGGAGCGCGGGCGCAAGCTACACGAAGGGCGACTTCTCGATCGGCGCCGCGTACACGCGCCTGAACAACCCGAACGGCATCTATGCGTTCGACCCGTACGCGATGATCGGCACGCATACGTTCCTCGGCCAGCAGACCGTGACCGTCGATCCGGCGACCGGCGCGCGCACCGACCTGTTCGCGAACACCGCGATGGACGTCGACAGCCAGGGCACGTTCGGCATCGGCACGAGCTACACGATCGGCAAGCTGTCGCTCGACGCGAACTTCTCGTACACGACGATCAAGGGCTTCGGCCAGTCGTCGCACATGCAGGTTTATGAAGGCGGCGGCATGTACCAGTTCACGCCGGCACTGAGCTTCATCGCGGGCTACCAGCACACGCGTTTCGAAGGTCACCACTGGAACCAGGGCACGGCCGGCCTGCACTACCTGCTGTCGAAGCGCACCGATGTGTACATCTCCGGCGATTACCTGCGTGCTTCGCAAGGTGTCGATGCGGTGATCGGCTACAGCTTCACGCCGTCGACGACGCAGACGCAGGCCGACGTGCGGATCGGGATGCGGCATTCGTTCTGA
- a CDS encoding hybrid-cluster NAD(P)-dependent oxidoreductase — MMRDAANFEPADSRVTHPAFWSALPERWTSDVEETLVCCHVRQETHDVKSFFFRSPQGRTFSFEPGQFITLELDIEGETINRCYTISSSPARPHTISITVKRVPGGKVSNWLHDNLQPGASVRVLGPAGEFTCARHPARKYLFLSAGSGVTPLMSMSRAHHDLAEDRDILFVHSARTPDDIIFARELDLIASNHTNFRTSFVVERVGARTNWPGVTGFLTLPLLKLIAPDFMEREIFTCGPAPYMKAVRDLLDEAGFDRKQYHEESFSFETLAQTASDDVLAELVPAADGADVATKQYTVSFAKSNREISCGSEQHVLDAARQSGVRLPASCTQGMCGTCKVKLVSGQVEMKHNGGIRQREIDQGMVLLCCSKPLSDLVIDK; from the coding sequence ATGATGCGAGATGCGGCCAATTTCGAGCCGGCGGACAGCCGGGTTACGCACCCGGCGTTCTGGAGCGCGCTCCCCGAGCGCTGGACGAGCGACGTCGAGGAAACGCTGGTGTGCTGCCACGTGCGGCAGGAAACCCACGACGTGAAGAGCTTTTTCTTCCGTTCGCCGCAGGGCCGCACGTTCTCGTTCGAGCCCGGGCAGTTCATCACGCTTGAGCTCGACATCGAGGGCGAGACGATCAACCGGTGTTACACGATCTCGTCGTCGCCGGCGCGGCCGCACACGATCTCGATCACGGTCAAGCGCGTGCCGGGCGGCAAGGTGTCGAACTGGCTGCACGACAACCTGCAGCCGGGCGCGTCGGTCCGCGTGCTCGGCCCGGCCGGTGAATTCACGTGCGCGCGGCATCCGGCGCGCAAGTACCTGTTCCTGTCGGCCGGCTCGGGCGTCACGCCGCTGATGTCGATGAGCCGCGCACACCATGATCTCGCCGAGGATCGCGACATCCTGTTCGTGCACAGCGCGCGCACGCCGGACGACATCATCTTCGCGCGCGAACTCGATCTGATCGCGTCGAACCATACGAACTTCCGCACGTCGTTCGTCGTCGAGCGCGTCGGTGCGCGCACCAACTGGCCGGGCGTCACGGGCTTCCTGACGCTGCCGCTGCTGAAGCTGATCGCACCGGACTTCATGGAGCGCGAGATCTTCACGTGCGGCCCCGCGCCGTACATGAAGGCCGTGCGCGACCTCCTCGACGAAGCCGGCTTCGACCGCAAGCAGTATCACGAGGAAAGCTTCTCGTTCGAAACGCTCGCGCAGACGGCGAGCGACGACGTGCTCGCCGAGCTCGTGCCGGCCGCCGACGGCGCCGACGTCGCGACGAAGCAATACACGGTCAGCTTCGCGAAGAGCAACCGCGAGATTTCGTGCGGCTCGGAGCAGCACGTGCTCGATGCGGCGCGCCAGTCGGGCGTGCGGCTGCCGGCGTCGTGCACGCAGGGCATGTGCGGTACCTGCAAGGTGAAGCTCGTGTCGGGGCAAGTCGAGATGAAGCACAACGGCGGCATCCGCCAGCGGGAGATCGATCAGGGGATGGTGCTGCTGTGCTGCAGCAAGCCGCTGTCGGACCTCGTGATCGACAAGTAG